DNA sequence from the Manihot esculenta cultivar AM560-2 chromosome 11, M.esculenta_v8, whole genome shotgun sequence genome:
GGACAAACTCTTCATGacctttattaattattaaaaagtatttaaaaaaacttaaacattaaataaaattaatactaacccttttatatattattataataaaaaaaataaaataattactaatttaaaaaatataaaaagaaatttaagacaaacaaaatattttaaaattttaaaattttaaattattatatttttaaaaaaaatattaaattttattaactttttaattatatttatcttaaaaaattagattttactaaatcttaaaaatatttaaaaaaacttaaacataaaataaaattaatgctgatcattttatatattattataatattaaaatttaaaatattatattttataaaaaataattatttttaaaattatcgtTTTAAAAGTTTCTgcacaaatttatttataaaaatattatttaatctgaaatactttatatttttatttattaacatttaatatttagataattaaattttaaaataagaattaatctgttaaaattttcaatacatataaaaataattttatatgttaagaaaaattatatacacatgtaaaaataaaaatcagttTATAGAAAAACCTGATAACTGAGATATTCAGAAAAATAGAAAGAGATTGAAAATGGAAATCACATTATGCTGGAGGTGGAATGCCGGAGGAAAAAGTGTAGAGTAAGTGTGGAGATGCTGGAGGATTGAGGTCGCATGCTTCAGAAGGAAGTGCAGAGCAAGTGTGGAGAGggagaagaaaagaaacaatACAGAgatgaaaaatgagaaaaatgaaGATGCATGCATGAAAAGCCAAAAGGATAAAAGTCAAGGCTGTGCATGCAAGTCCACCTAGCGCGCATGCAGATGATGCATGAAAAGTGTCCGGCACTTATAGTGCCAGACACTTTTTTTCATCACGCTTTCAACACTTTAGATGCCGAACACGCCACGCTGCATTCACGGTGTGCCGAACACGCCATGCTGCATCCATGGGAGCAACTTATTCGACACTCATAGTGTCGAACAAGTTACTACACCGTGAACACGCCAcgctgctagaggtgagtattcggttcggttcgattttgaaccgaaccgaaccaaataaaccgaaaatcaaatttttagtgtttatgaaaaccgaaccgaactgattttggtcagaaaccgaatcgaaccgaaccagtctgattcggttcgattcggttcgattcagttcggtttaatcggtttcgatttttaataatttttttattttttacactttatttttaatattttaaaatttaattaaaatattttaatcttaatatgatttaatttctctatattattgaaaaaacatttttttttgaaaaaacatattattatcactaatcggttcggtttggttttttcaatttttttctgatgaaaaccgaaccgaaccgaaataaccgaaatttctaaaattaaaaaccgaaccgaaccgaaatgtataaaaaaccgaaccaaattttcaaatcggttcggttcgatcggttttttcggtttgaaccgaatactgctcacccctacacgCTGCATCCACGGGAGCAACTTATTCGACACTCATAGTGTCGAACAAGTTACTTCCATAGCTTAtcgacaccatgggtgtcgaacTGTCCACTGTTCGACACTCACAGTGTCGAACAAGTGTGTTCGACAGTGTGATTGCCGAACACGCTCCCTTGACCcacagaatccgaaaatattttcggattctgcatgaattgataaatttttttctaattacgCATGAATCGAAAAAAAGCTCGTAATACCACCAGTCATGAGAGTAAGCTTTAAAAGAGAGAGAGACGTAGAATGAATGCATAGGCTTcgtaaaagagagaaaaagggGGAAATTTAATGCCACATCAGATTTTTTTTTGAcatttgatataaaaaatacaCGTCAGAATGCCTGtatttcacattgaaatgttgCAGTTTTGCATTTAAAAGAAATGATTTTAAtaacttaaatatttattaggtcacaaaatttattcagatattcaATAAGAAAAACTAAATAGTTTAGATGTCTAGGGTGTCTTCCATAATAGGATGGGAacccatacatgatcttaaaataTGGTTTTCTAATCTTATTATGACAGGTACACATACCCAGAAAGAAGAATTATTTATGTTGTCTTGGAGTCTATGGCACAGCAGGAATCAATTATTATGGCAGCAGAAGCATGAAGATTCTTTGGTGGTTCTTCATAGAGCCCGGTCAACTTTACAACAATGGCAGAATGCTCAACTAAAGCCGAAGGAGAATGTAGTAGCATTGGCGCGTAATAGACAATGGATAGCACCAGAAATTGGAAAGTTCAAATGCAATATTGACATAGCTATTTTGACAAACAGCAGGTTCGGGTTGGGTTTTATTCTGCGTAATCATCAGGGGTTATGTGAGGCTGGAAAGATTGAAGCTATTTATGGGAATGCTGACCCAACGATAGGAGAGGCGTTATGTTTCAGAGAAGCACTAAGTTGGTTGAAAACATTGCCATATCATCATGTTACTGTGGAGACGGATTGCCAGGTAGTAACGAAAGCCTTGATATCTCAAGATAATGaggttttatcttattttcagAGTATTATTGTTGATTGTAAAGCTCTATTAAATGAGCTACCGAATGTGAGTTTTCGTTTTGTGTATAGATCAGCGAATCATGTTGCCCATTGTTGTGCAAGAGCGGCTGGTTCCATGTCTGGTCTTTCTTGGGGGGTATGCCCTCCTAATTTTCTGTATGAGGCTTTGATGATGGATTTTAATAATATGCGCTAATAGCGCGAAgccaaaaattttcaaaaaaaaaaaaatatgtcaaaaaaaaatttttttttgaaaacaaAGCTAtagattgtattaataaaatttcagagATATCATTTCAAACAGAAAGACGATTATACCTAATAGATTATCtagccaaagtatgagcagttagagtagtattatgacgaacccatctaacagaaatatcagttctagggtctaacaaagatttataatcattcaaaattaaacccctgtataagataatttgacaaagatgctcctcaagtgcctgtctaaacccctgtataagataatttggcaaagatgctcctcattctttctcatctctcgagcataaattaTTGAAATCTCCTGAACAAAACCGCTGAAGAgagcttctacgagataaaactcgaataaaatTTCAAGACTGATGTCGTCGTTGCGATTTCGGAAAtccataataattaataaactttcatTGGACATTATcttccgaaacaaccgaatcaatcaaatttgaaaaaaagccaaccacagaaacaaacacatgactcttccacattaacgaaaggcctcttcccaatccttgtctattgattgtgaagcaaccatcaaaatataaaaaactacgaaaaaatttcatacaagaactaagagcttttgtttccataaaaaataaaatgttcgaCTTGTAATTAGTAACCAAATCtttcaatgcattaactgttCGAGGATTGTTGAGTCCTCGGCAGTTCTAACACAGAACGATCATTGCTTTCGGCTTTCCTGACCTTTAACGGGATGAACCGCTTCACTGTTGCTTGTCAAATTAACattccctatattttcaaaatcaacattattaaaaatccGAAACAGATATCTTTTTGCCTCTAATTCCATAATAGATACATTCTCTAAaggatgccataaatctgtcaaaaaggtctgcatattctgaaaattgattggattgtatgtgagaaacatccccaccatacagaaatcataagtgacgatcggaatatcCCTGAATCTCTTAATAGGAACAACaacattttcttcttcatcgatagtcaataGACGCAGATCGTCTTTGTAACAGTTCACCTACCTGCTTGATTTCCGTTTCACATCGAGAAATTATGGCAATtccgaattgtatataatagctagcacgaaactactaaataatttggattaaccattttgggccaagtggaaaatgagtccaaaagttatttgggccagtttgagtcaggctatttcaattggtatcagagccaccctaggtcagacaaattgtgcagagttagtgggcctgcgaggaaagggttacccgtgagagacgaggtggagccgcccgagatactagcgaaccacaatacccaagggtccggtcctggttagcaattgtattggattcagttgcgacgaggacgttGCAAATTTAGCAGGAAAAATGTAACAGTTCACCTGCCTACTTGATTTCTGTTCCACATCGGAAAATTACGGCAATttcaaattgtatataatagctaacgcgaaactactaaataacttgggttaaccattttgggccaagtggaaagtgggtccaaaagttatttgaacTAGTTTGGGTCGGAccgtttcaattggtatcagagctaccCTGGGTCAAACAAATTGTGCGAAGTTAGGGGgtctgcgaggaaagggctacccgtgagagacgaggtggagccccCCGAGGTACTAAtgaaccacaatacccaagggtccgatcctggttagcaattgtattggattcagttgcgatgatgacgtcgcaaatttagcaGGGAAGAATGTAACTCCCTTGCCTGCTTGATTTCCGTTCCACATCGGGAAATTACGACAATtctgaattgtatataatagttagcacgaaactactaaataacttgagtTAATTATTTTGAGCCAAATGGAAAGtgagtccaaaagttatttggaccAGTTTGAGCCAGGCAGTTTCAGTCTTCTATgggaagggaaaagaagaagttaggtttaaggaAGAGGAAAAGGCGAGAGTATCCAGTCATAAAAAGACCACATAGAAAAACTTGCATTGAAAGTAGGATgccaaatttttattaaaattattattttttatagttgaTTTACAAATTACcgcaattttaaaaaaaaaaatctttttggCTCACATATTTTTATACAGTATCATTAATTCTCTTTCtccctttaaaaaaatttctgctttaataaattaacaaaaaattagaaatattttaaaaattagaaatattttgaaATCCTATAGAtctatttcattattttattatatagtatcttttaaaaatcaatattaaaaaatatttaattggtCGCACTATATATCATAGCTCGCATTATATTCAACACCACGTGATTCCCATGACTCATTTACTAAAATATAAcgtgaaaaaattataaataaaaagtaaaagaataaagagaaagCATGGAATAATCCTAATTAACTATGGAAAATTACGAACTTAGAGGGTAAATTATCAAATTAGattaagaaaaagaagattAGTGCATGTGTAGGCACATTCTTTTAGATATAATATTTTCAAGCTCTCTTTATCTTTGCGTATAGGTGACTCCATCTTTGGTTCCAATTTGATTCTCTCTCTTCCTGTTCAATAATAAAAGAAGCCTTCATTGTTTCTTAAGTTAAGTTGATTATAAGGCAGAGGTTTCACAGCCATAATAATGGATTTGAATATACGTGTAAATGAGGAAGGAAGCTGGGAGTTGAGAAGCAAGCGGCTAGAAATATTGAAGGCCAAAGAAACACCAGAATTCTTGGAACATTCCATACAATTACCCAATCATCGCTATATTGATCCAGAGTTGGATAAAGCTTTAAAGGAAGGAAATGCAGACAATTTCATTGATGCGTTAGAACAAGTTTCAGAAAAACTATCCCTATCAGCTATATTAAATCAAGCAGGACCAGCAGGGGATACTTTACTGCATATAGCTGCAAGATTCCACAAAGAAGAGATTGTTCAACTCATTGCCTACCATTTTTCTTCTATTATTTCGAGGAGGAACGTCATTGGCAATACTGTTCTTCACGTTGCTGCTAAAGCCGGAATGCTTAATACAGTTGAAGTTCTTGTGTGCTGTGCAAAAGATTTCCCTGGAGCAGATATTTCAGGCTCATCTTCTTAAAAGAAAGATTCTGACGGGTTTCTGTGGATGAAAAATGTGCATGGAAACACGGCTTTGCATGAAGCTGTAATGCATCATCGCCATGATGTGGTTCTTTTCCTGATTTCTGCAGATCCAGCGGTGTGGTATTGTCAGAATACGGTAGGTTGGTCTCCACTTTATATGGCTGTCAGAGTGAACGATATGCAAATGCTTCGGTTATTGTTGCGAGCTCCAATAGAGGATCGTGATGCGCTAACTAGACTTGAAGGAAACTCGCCGGCTCATGCTGCCGTTCTGGTTGAGAATATAGGTACTTTAGCAGCCAATCTtcttttacatttttattttttatttttttaaagaaaacttATGTTACCATGTATGTTCTTTTTAGATATGTTAAAGGAGATGGCAACGATGAATCCTGAACTTATACGATTAAAGGATGGAAGAGGACGTAACGTGCTTCATTTGGCAGCGTATGGAGGTGACGGTGAAGCAGTTAGGTTCATTTCAAGCCAGTTTAGATGGAGCATGTTTGAAATGGATAATAAGGGCTTCCTTCCCATTCACATTGCAAGCAAGAAAGGGTATGTTGAGATAGTCAAGGAGCTATTCAACAAGTGGCCATATCCAAAAGAGTTACTCAACAGAGAAGGTCAAAGCATTCTTCATGTTGCTGCTAAGAGTGGAAGAAACAACGTAGTGAAATACATACTGAAAACTCCTATACTAAAGAAAAAGCTTTTGAATACGACAGACATAAATGGAAATACTCCATTGCATTTGGCTGCAATGCACTCTCATCCTGCAGTTGTGCTTACTCTAACATGGCAAAATGAAATAGAGATAAACCTTCTCAACAATGAAAGCTTGACGCCTTTTGATGTCAGTCCAAAATTCTTCAGCAAAGCGCCAAGAGGACAATATGTATGTTTTACTGTTACTTTCTCCCTATTTCTCTGTGTTTTTGTAGAAAATCAAACTTTTGTTCCTGAAATTTCAAACATTAGGCTAAATttgaagaaatattttttttttaaattttctggCATTTAGGATATTTATGGCTCCATTTGTTCCAAGTTTTCTTTTTTCAGAATTTGCATTTTCTGGCATTTGAGTAACTAATTAGAAAATCTTATGAAAAAAATTCCTCATCAAAATAGATAAagtaatttaaagaaaataatttctcttttttaaaatatatatagtaattattttctagattttgagaatt
Encoded proteins:
- the LOC110625657 gene encoding protein ACCELERATED CELL DEATH 6-like, which produces MDLNIRVNEEGSWELRSKRLEILKAKETPEFLEHSIQLPNHRYIDPELDKALKEGNADNFIDALEQVSEKLSLSAILNQAGPAGDTLLHIAARFHKEEIVQLIAYHFSSIISRRNVIGNTVLHVAAKAGMLNTVEVLVCCAKDFPGADISDPAVWYCQNTVGWSPLYMAVRVNDMQMLRLLLRAPIEDRDALTRLEGNSPAHAAVLVENIDMLKEMATMNPELIRLKDGRGRNVLHLAAYGGDGEAVRFISSQFRWSMFEMDNKGFLPIHIASKKGYVEIVKELFNKWPYPKELLNREGQSILHVAAKSGRNNVVKYILKTPILKKKLLNTTDINGNTPLHLAAMHSHPAVVLTLTWQNEIEINLLNNESLTPFDVSPKFFSKAPRGQYVCFTVTFSLFLCVFNLTNSALWSAGALPSFDAKIQKQKEKTSKSRKAPEIEWVKERVGMLLMKETLVATATFAATFTVPGGFNSSENPEKGIATMLNNRMFLLFVVCNTIAFYSSIISIFSMLWTTTSDYFVVCRAYSFSQNLFVFALGMMSLAFMAAIHVAVSKVSWLAYYTVILGIISLAILVLMFTAFEFPLGHSPRFMRCISYYISYAIIPLLGDYDELPIDKAEESEHNEQEKLRKDEQQESLSEEKMRN